One Deltaproteobacteria bacterium genomic window, GTGTTTAACACTAGAAAGGCCCAGACCAACGGCTTTTATCTCCAGGATCATATTAAGCTCTGGAACCGGTGGATCACCACGCTGGGAGTTCGTCAGGATAAACACAGTACCTTCGGATCAAAAACGACCTTTCGCCTGGCTTCCGCCTGTCTTTTCCCAGAGGCGGGCACAAAGCTTAAAGCCACTTATGGCACCGGGTTCAAGGCCCCTACGCTTTATCAGCTTTTTTCTCAATTCGGAAATGAAAATCTAGCCGCTGAAAAGAGCGTCGGATGGGACGTCGGGTTCGAGCAATCATTTTTTAAAAATACAATTAATTTTGGAATCACCTACTTCCAGAACGTTATTAAAAATCTTATCGAGTTTGACGGCGCTTCGTTTTCTTATAAAAACATCTCTGAAGCCGAGACCAAGGGGCTCGAAGTCAACGCCTCCGTCCGGCCGACGAAAAGTCTGACCATTACCGCCAACTATACAAACACCGACGCCAGGGATAAAACCAATAATGAGGCGCTCATCAGAAGGCCGAAAAACAAATATTCCCTCGGTGTAAACTACAACTTCCTGAGAAAGGGAAATGTCAACCTCGGTGTCGTTCACGTGGGCGACCGGCCGGATAAATTTTTCGATCCTGTAACTTATGTCACGACCGATGTCACCCTGGATGCATACACGCTGCTCAACCTGGCGATGTCCTATAACATCTGTAAGCATTTTCAGGTCTTTGGCCGTGTGGAAAACCTTTTGAGTGAAAAATACGAAGAGGTGAAGGGGTATGGTTCCCCGGGAACCACTATCATGGTGGGCGTGAAAGCCTTACTTGGAGGCACGAGGTGACCCTCCCGACCTCCCTCTTCAAGGACTAACTTATGATCTACAACCTGTTCGCAAGGGGCGGGCCTCTCATGTGGCCCCTCCTCCTCTGTTCCTTGATCTCTCTGACCATCACTATTGAGAGAGTAATTTTCTGGTGGAAAGGGAGAAATCATCGGGATGAGAACCTGGTTAAAACCCTCTTTCGCCAGACCGAACAGGGGGAGTTTGAGGCCGCCCTTTCTAGCGGCCAGGAAACGCTTGACCTGACGGCCCTGGTTCTTCTGGCCGGGCTTGCCCAGCGGCAGTTCGGGCTCAGGCAAAACATGGAAGTCGAGGCAGAGGATCAAATCAGAGTCATGAAACGAGGTTTGAGCACCCTGGACACCATTATCACCATGGCCCCTTTACTGGGAATCCTGGGCACAGTGCTGGGGATTATCGAATCCTTTGAATTTTTAAGTCTCAGTGGCGTTCAAGACCCGAAGGCCGTCATGGGCGGGATTGCCCAGGCCTTGATTACAACCGCGGCCGGACTGACCGTGGCGCTTCTGACCTTGATCCCTTACAACTACTTCATGGCCAGGACAGAGAAAGCGATCAAAGATTTCGAAAAACTTGGCACCAGATTCGAGATGGCTTTTCAGAAGGGGCTTCAGAAAAATGCGGCTTAGCAACGGACACGAAAATAAAAAAGCCCGCATCGAAATGCTTCCGCTCATTGACATCGTTTTTCTGCTCCTGGTCTTCTTCATCTTTGCCATGCTTTCCATGACCGTCCACCGTGGACTTCGGGTGGAGCTGCCAGAGGCTTCGACAGCGCAAATGGACGAACGGAGGCATGTGGACATCACCATCACCAAGGACAACGAGGTGCTGGTGGGGGAGGTTCGCGTCTCCCTGGACGGCCTGATCAATGAGGTCCTCCGGCATGGAGGCCGGAACGCCCCCATTTTCATCAACGGAGATCGCCGGGCCGATCTGGGCCTGGCTATCCAGATTCTGGACCGCCTCAGAAGAGCTGGCAGACACGACGTGACTTTCCAGACCAGGGAAGAGACAAAATGAAACGGTCGGACTTTATCCTCCCCTTGTTTCTTTCGGCTGCTGTTCACCTGGTGGTTTTTGTGTCAGGCCCCACGTCCAATTCCGCCCGCGTTCCGCCCGAAAAAGAGGTGTCATCTATCTCCCTGAAAATCGTCTCACCTGTGGCAAAACCGACTCCAAAAACAGCTCTCTCCTTTGATGCGCTTCCTAACCTGGGGCCACAGCTTCCGCCTCTAAAAGTTCGCCAGCCGGCCCGGGAAGAGACAAACCGCAAACCAAAGGCACCCCAAAAGAAGGTCGTAAAGCAGGCTCCGCTGAAATTAGCTCAGGAGAGGCCCCTGGTCAAAAGTCCGATCACAAACCGGCATAACCCTGGAGCCGATAATTCAGCCTCTGAAAAAATACCTGTGGAAACATCGCCTGAGATCGAGGTTCAATCATCCGCGCCAGCGGCCAGAATGCCGCCCCTCGAAAAAGCTCCCCTGACTGTCTTGCGTCTTGGGACGCCGGGGAATTTTAAAAACGAATCCAAAGAAAGCGAGGCGCGTATTCTGGCGAAAATCGTGGGCCTGGTTAAACCAAAATATCCCCGTTACTGCCGGAGGCACGATCAGGAAGGAACCGTGGTGCTGGCCGTGAAGCTCGACTCCCTCGGGTGCCAGAGAAGTATCGTGGTCGTGAGTTCCAGCGGGTACTCGCGCCTCGATAAAGCGGCCATCCAGGCGCTCGAAAAGGCCAGTTTTACCCCGGCCAGGATCGGCGGCCAGGCAGTACCGACCACGAAACGCATTGCCTTTAGGTTCAGGCTCAAGGATGCCGAAAAATAAGCCTTATACAGAAATATCTGCTCAAGGCATAATCTCAAGGAATAAATGAGAAAGAAGCAGCTTAATGCGAAGGTCCAGTATCCTGACAGTGATCATCGTTCTGGTCTTAATCGGGAGTTATTTGGGGCAAAAGTATTTTCCCGAGTTCCGCGTCATTACCACCGCTCCTGACACTGACCGTGAATATAACCGCATTGTCTCGCTGGCGCCCAGTATCACGGAGATGCTTTTCGTGCTGAGTCTGGGGGACAGGGTCGTTGGTGTTACACGTTTTTGCAAGTATCCGCCTGAGGCTTTAAGTATTGCAAAGATGGGAGGGTTTTACGACCCTAACTATGAGGCCGTTATCGCCTCCAAACCGGACCTGGTCATCCTTTCGGTTGAGCATCAAAACCCCAGGAGACACCTGACCAGCCTCGGACTGAACGTACTGGTGGTCAATTACAGCACCCTTTCCGGGATACTGGATTCCTTGAGTCTCATTGGCCGGGCCTGCGGGGTTCAGGAGAAGGCAAAGGCGGAGATTGCGACCCTTAAAAAGAGGATGGACCTTATTAGTAATAAGACCGAAGGCTTGCCTCGTCTGAGCGTTCTGGTTTCCATATCCCGAAGCATGGGGTCGGATACCTTGACAGAGATCTACATCGCCGGCCGGGATGAATTTTACGATGAAATGATTACTCTTGCCGGTGGCAGGAATGCTTATGGCGGCAAGATAAAGTATCCCACGGTTTCAGGCGAAGGCATTATCAGCCTTAACCCGGAGGTGATTATTGACCTGGCGCCCGAGACCGGTGAGCAGGATTTGAAAGAGGCAGTGATTCTGAAGGAGTGGCAGCGTTTTTCAAACGTGGATGCAGTGAAAAACGGCCGCGTTCATGTGTTCCGGCAGGGTTTTATGGTTATACCCGGCCCCAGGTTTATCCTCACCCTTGAGGCGCTGGCCAGGGCCTTACATCCTGAAGTGAAATGGGACGAGGGATGAAAAAGACCGCCATTGAGATGAGGGATTACTCTTTCCGCATCGGAAGGCAGGAGATCCTGAAAGGCGTCTCTCTTACCGTTTATAAAGGGGAATACCTTTCTGTGGTCGGACCTAACGGTGCAGGCAAAACCACTCTCCTCAAGTGCTTAAACAGAATATACACCGGCGGAAAAGGAAGCGTCGCTGTCAATGATCGCCCTCTGCGTCACTACTCCCAAAGAGAACTGGCGAAAATAATGAGTTATGTGCCTCAGGCCGATGGAGGCCTCCTCCCCTTTACCGTTCGTGAGTTTGTCATGATGGGCCGGTATCCTTACCTGAGTCCTTTTTCGACTGTCAAGCCGGAAGATGAAAGAGCTGTCAGGCGCGCTCTTGAATTGACCGGGATCGAAGCGTATGCCGAACGCGTCCTCAACTCCTTAAGCGGCGGGGAACGCCAAAAGGTCTTCATCGCCGCGGCCTTGGCTCAGGAGGCCGGGATTCTCCTCCTTGATGAGCCGGTTACTTTTCTGGATCCCCGGCATCAGATTGATGTCCACCAGATCTTAAAAAGAGTCAATCAGGAATCCGACTTTACAATCATTACGGTGACCCATGACATCAACAACGCCCTTTTTTGGAGCGAGCGGATTGTGGTCTTGAAAGATGGTAAAGTCGCGTTTGACGGTCCAGCCGAAAAGATTATCGAACACAATCTCCTTGAAGATGTTTATGGTATCGCTTTCCATCTGGTGAAAAATCCTGGCTCGGACAAGCCGATCGTCATGCCGGAGGTGTCGGAGTGAAGAAGCGCCAAAGGCGCAAGAAGCTGTTTCTGCTTGTCTTTTTATTATTTGCCATTGTAGTTCTGGCTGTTGCGCCGTTTATCGGTATGACGCATGTTTCCCTTGGAGTCATTTTCAATCCAGGCTCTTCCAGCTTGGAGTCGGGAATCTTCTGGGGGATCAGGGTCCCGCGCATCTTGGTTTCTTTTCTGGCCGGCGCCGCCCTGGCTGTGAGCGGCATGGCCTTCCAGGCCATGTTTCGCAATCCTCTGGCCACCCCCTTTACTCTGGGTGTATCCAGCGGGGCCTCTTTGGGCGCGGCCATTTATGTTCACTCCGGGGTCGCCTTTGCTATTCTGGGTATCTCCGGGGTTTCCTGTTCCGCCTTTTTGGGTTCGATCCTGGCTATCCTTCTAGTCTACGGACTCACACAATTCAGGAAGGGTTTTTCAACCGCCACCATGCTCCTGGCCGGTGTGGCCGTCAATTTTTTCTGCTCCAGCGTCATGCTTTTTATTCAGTACATGAGCGACCTTATCCACTCATTCCGGATTCTCAGGTGGCTCATGGGCGGGCTGGAAGTCGCGGCGTTTGATTCCGTCTTTAACATGCTTCCCTTTGTCGTGATCGGTAGCGTTATCGTTCTTTTCCTGACTCAGGAATTGAACTTGATGACTGTAGGAGAGGATATCGCTGTCAGTCGCGGCGTTGATGTCAAGAAAATAAAGCCGATTCTGTTTATCGCCACCTCCCTCATGATCGGCGGTGTGGTGGCGGTGTGCGGTCCC contains:
- a CDS encoding ABC transporter ATP-binding protein → MKKTAIEMRDYSFRIGRQEILKGVSLTVYKGEYLSVVGPNGAGKTTLLKCLNRIYTGGKGSVAVNDRPLRHYSQRELAKIMSYVPQADGGLLPFTVREFVMMGRYPYLSPFSTVKPEDERAVRRALELTGIEAYAERVLNSLSGGERQKVFIAAALAQEAGILLLDEPVTFLDPRHQIDVHQILKRVNQESDFTIITVTHDINNALFWSERIVVLKDGKVAFDGPAEKIIEHNLLEDVYGIAFHLVKNPGSDKPIVMPEVSE
- a CDS encoding iron ABC transporter permease, encoding MTHVSLGVIFNPGSSSLESGIFWGIRVPRILVSFLAGAALAVSGMAFQAMFRNPLATPFTLGVSSGASLGAAIYVHSGVAFAILGISGVSCSAFLGSILAILLVYGLTQFRKGFSTATMLLAGVAVNFFCSSVMLFIQYMSDLIHSFRILRWLMGGLEVAAFDSVFNMLPFVVIGSVIVLFLTQELNLMTVGEDIAVSRGVDVKKIKPILFIATSLMIGGVVAVCGPIAFIGMMVPHICRLIMGPEHVYLMPATFLFGGAFLTICDTVSRTLIAPAEIPVGVITSLLGAPFFMWLLLGRASRASIW
- a CDS encoding energy transducer TonB translates to MKRSDFILPLFLSAAVHLVVFVSGPTSNSARVPPEKEVSSISLKIVSPVAKPTPKTALSFDALPNLGPQLPPLKVRQPAREETNRKPKAPQKKVVKQAPLKLAQERPLVKSPITNRHNPGADNSASEKIPVETSPEIEVQSSAPAARMPPLEKAPLTVLRLGTPGNFKNESKESEARILAKIVGLVKPKYPRYCRRHDQEGTVVLAVKLDSLGCQRSIVVVSSSGYSRLDKAAIQALEKASFTPARIGGQAVPTTKRIAFRFRLKDAEK
- a CDS encoding MotA/TolQ/ExbB proton channel family protein — its product is MWPLLLCSLISLTITIERVIFWWKGRNHRDENLVKTLFRQTEQGEFEAALSSGQETLDLTALVLLAGLAQRQFGLRQNMEVEAEDQIRVMKRGLSTLDTIITMAPLLGILGTVLGIIESFEFLSLSGVQDPKAVMGGIAQALITTAAGLTVALLTLIPYNYFMARTEKAIKDFEKLGTRFEMAFQKGLQKNAA
- a CDS encoding ABC transporter substrate-binding protein; protein product: MRRSSILTVIIVLVLIGSYLGQKYFPEFRVITTAPDTDREYNRIVSLAPSITEMLFVLSLGDRVVGVTRFCKYPPEALSIAKMGGFYDPNYEAVIASKPDLVILSVEHQNPRRHLTSLGLNVLVVNYSTLSGILDSLSLIGRACGVQEKAKAEIATLKKRMDLISNKTEGLPRLSVLVSISRSMGSDTLTEIYIAGRDEFYDEMITLAGGRNAYGGKIKYPTVSGEGIISLNPEVIIDLAPETGEQDLKEAVILKEWQRFSNVDAVKNGRVHVFRQGFMVIPGPRFILTLEALARALHPEVKWDEG
- a CDS encoding biopolymer transporter ExbD; this encodes MRLSNGHENKKARIEMLPLIDIVFLLLVFFIFAMLSMTVHRGLRVELPEASTAQMDERRHVDITITKDNEVLVGEVRVSLDGLINEVLRHGGRNAPIFINGDRRADLGLAIQILDRLRRAGRHDVTFQTREETK